The following are from one region of the Anaeropeptidivorans aminofermentans genome:
- a CDS encoding Asp23/Gls24 family envelope stress response protein gives MPSKIKNDFGYITIDNEVIARIAGLAAMECYGIVGMAAKNVKDGIVQLLKLESLTKGVRLNFDEEDLSIELHIIVEYGTNISAIADTLISTVKYKVEEFVGLKVKQINIFVEGVRVDG, from the coding sequence ATGCCGTCTAAAATAAAGAATGATTTTGGTTATATTACCATAGATAATGAAGTTATTGCTCGTATTGCAGGCTTAGCCGCCATGGAATGCTACGGAATCGTGGGCATGGCAGCAAAAAATGTAAAAGATGGAATCGTTCAGCTTTTAAAGCTTGAAAGCCTTACCAAAGGTGTAAGACTTAATTTTGATGAAGAAGATTTAAGCATAGAGCTTCATATTATCGTAGAATACGGCACGAATATTTCGGCTATTGCAGATACTTTGATAAGCACCGTAAAATATAAGGTTGAAGAATTTGTCGGCCTTAAGGTTAAGCAAATAAACATCTTCGTTGAAGGTGTGAGAGTTGACGGTTAA
- the rpmB gene encoding 50S ribosomal protein L28: MAKCEICEKSRITGRRISITRSQVSRRAKRDWKPNIKKIRINDNGTVKTINICTSCLRSGKVTRAV; the protein is encoded by the coding sequence ATGGCTAAATGTGAAATATGTGAAAAAAGCAGGATTACTGGAAGAAGAATAAGCATTACCCGTAGTCAGGTATCAAGACGCGCCAAAAGAGATTGGAAGCCTAATATAAAGAAAATCAGGATCAATGACAATGGCACTGTGAAGACTATTAATATCTGCACTAGCTGTCTTCGTTCCGGAAAAGTTACAAGAGCCGTATAA